Proteins encoded within one genomic window of Streptomyces sp. NBC_01314:
- a CDS encoding Na+/H+ antiporter, translated as MIGLELVVLLGVAVLVGQFVAQRLGVAPPVVLLVVGALVGLVPAVRQTQLPPEVVLLLFLPVLLYWESLTTSMREIRTNLRGIALLSTVLVILTAGAVAVAGHALGLPWGPAWALGAAVAPTDATAVGVLARSLPRRQVTVLRAESLVNDGTALVIFGLAVGITVGEEHLTLPHVGALFLLAYGGGAAVGVAVAWVNMNLRRRLDDPLLGNLVMILAPFTAYLLAEVIHASGVLAVVVSGLIMAQVAPSLIRAEHRRQALAFWPLLTFIINGTLFVLVGVELQYALRHLNRSDLQDALIAIGVISVVLVAVRFAFLFSSAYLIRLINRRPEQRMREISHRARVVSGFAGFRGAVSLAVALSVPEVLDSGAPFPDRAFIVFVTSGVIVVTLVVQGLLLPAVVRWARLPRDTSVDEEEVLADTTATKEAIQALPQLADELGTTPKVTEWLRQEYEAHLATVRAKDAGAEGELALLHNRHYTDLRLALIAHKRATVVRLRDERHIDDTVLRRLQAALDNEEVRLAGREQVE; from the coding sequence ATGATCGGTCTCGAACTCGTCGTACTCCTGGGCGTGGCCGTGCTGGTCGGCCAGTTCGTCGCGCAGCGCCTGGGCGTCGCACCGCCCGTGGTGCTGCTCGTCGTGGGTGCCCTGGTCGGGCTGGTCCCCGCCGTGCGCCAGACACAGCTTCCCCCGGAAGTGGTGCTGCTGCTCTTCCTGCCGGTGTTGCTGTACTGGGAGAGCCTCACCACGTCCATGCGGGAGATCCGTACCAACCTGCGCGGAATCGCGCTGCTCAGCACGGTCCTGGTGATCCTCACCGCGGGCGCCGTCGCGGTCGCCGGTCACGCCCTCGGGCTGCCGTGGGGGCCGGCGTGGGCGCTGGGTGCGGCCGTGGCTCCCACCGACGCCACGGCAGTGGGCGTCCTGGCGCGCTCGCTGCCGCGCCGTCAGGTCACGGTGCTGCGTGCCGAAAGCCTCGTCAACGACGGCACGGCGCTGGTCATCTTCGGCCTGGCGGTCGGCATCACCGTCGGTGAGGAACACCTCACCCTTCCGCATGTCGGAGCGCTGTTCCTCCTGGCCTACGGCGGAGGGGCCGCGGTCGGTGTGGCGGTCGCCTGGGTCAACATGAACCTGCGGCGACGCCTGGACGATCCCCTGCTGGGCAATCTCGTCATGATCCTTGCCCCTTTCACGGCGTATCTGCTCGCTGAAGTGATCCACGCCTCAGGCGTCCTCGCGGTCGTCGTGAGCGGGCTGATCATGGCCCAGGTGGCGCCGAGCCTCATCCGCGCCGAGCACCGCCGCCAGGCCCTGGCTTTCTGGCCGCTGCTCACCTTCATCATCAACGGCACCCTTTTCGTCCTGGTCGGAGTGGAACTCCAGTACGCGCTGCGCCACCTGAACCGGTCCGACCTCCAGGACGCCCTGATCGCGATCGGAGTGATCAGCGTGGTGCTGGTCGCGGTCCGGTTCGCGTTCCTGTTCTCCTCCGCCTACCTGATCCGCCTGATCAACCGGCGCCCCGAGCAGCGGATGCGGGAAATCAGTCACCGGGCCCGTGTCGTCAGCGGGTTCGCGGGCTTCCGTGGCGCGGTGTCGCTCGCCGTGGCGCTCTCCGTACCGGAGGTCCTCGACTCGGGTGCGCCCTTCCCCGACCGTGCCTTCATCGTCTTCGTCACCTCCGGCGTCATCGTCGTGACACTCGTGGTGCAGGGACTGCTGCTGCCGGCCGTGGTGCGCTGGGCCCGACTGCCACGCGACACCTCCGTCGACGAGGAGGAGGTCCTCGCCGACACCACAGCAACCAAGGAAGCCATCCAGGCGCTCCCGCAACTCGCCGACGAACTGGGCACCACCCCGAAGGTCACGGAGTGGCTGCGCCAGGAGTACGAAGCCCACCTGGCGACCGTCAGGGCCAAAGACGCGGGCGCCGAAGGAGAACTGGCCCTGCTCCACAACCGCCACTACACCGACCTCCGCCTCGCCCTCATCGCCCACAAACGCGCAACCGTCGTCCGCCTGCGCGACGAACGGCACATCGACGACACCGTGCTGCGCCGACTTCAGGCCGCCCTGGACAACGAAGAGGTGCGGCTGGCCGGACGCGAACAGGTGGAGTGA
- a CDS encoding DUF2255 family protein, whose product MASEAIAAVQAFFDALGTRDLERILSHFAPDATWTIPGDPALTPWAGCRTGPEEIRQSLAAFFAAVEPLAFELRTMVEADGQVLAPGRYASRFHPSGQVIESEMILRFTVADALITDYRVFEDSLGITRTYLGEPLTTIAARPQVQLPRPVDDRDEPLRGLAGSPGDRSTPMTTWTSDELDRIAGADELEVAPLRRDGTLRRPVPIWVVREGDALYVRSFRGTDGGWWRTARTLHQGHIRSGGVDKDVTFADVADSQINDRIDTAYRTKYGRFGDAYINPLVAARPTTLKLVPR is encoded by the coding sequence ATGGCCAGCGAGGCGATCGCCGCCGTCCAGGCGTTCTTCGATGCCCTCGGCACACGCGACTTGGAGCGGATCCTCTCCCACTTCGCTCCCGACGCGACGTGGACGATCCCGGGCGACCCGGCACTGACGCCCTGGGCCGGGTGCCGCACCGGGCCGGAGGAGATCCGGCAGTCCCTCGCCGCGTTCTTCGCCGCCGTCGAGCCGCTCGCGTTCGAGCTGCGGACCATGGTGGAGGCCGACGGACAGGTCCTGGCACCGGGCCGGTACGCCTCCCGGTTCCATCCCTCGGGACAGGTGATCGAAAGCGAGATGATCCTGCGTTTCACCGTGGCCGACGCCCTGATCACCGACTACCGCGTCTTCGAGGACTCGCTCGGCATCACCCGGACCTACCTCGGTGAGCCTCTCACCACCATTGCCGCCCGACCACAGGTCCAGCTGCCGCGGCCGGTCGACGATCGTGACGAGCCGCTTCGCGGCCTCGCAGGATCACCAGGAGATCGGAGCACACCGATGACGACATGGACGAGCGACGAGCTCGACCGCATCGCCGGGGCCGACGAACTGGAGGTGGCGCCGCTCCGCCGTGACGGCACCCTGCGCCGGCCCGTGCCGATCTGGGTCGTCCGCGAGGGTGACGCCCTGTACGTCCGCTCCTTCCGGGGTACGGACGGCGGGTGGTGGCGCACGGCCCGCACGCTCCATCAGGGGCACATCCGATCCGGCGGCGTCGACAAGGACGTCACCTTCGCCGACGTGGCGGACTCCCAGATCAACGACCGCATCGACACCGCGTACCGCACCAAGTACGGCCGCTTCGGCGACGCGTACATCAATCCCCTGGTCGCGGCACGCCCTACGACCCTGAAGCTGGTGCCCAGATGA
- a CDS encoding zinc-dependent alcohol dehydrogenase family protein encodes MRATVIHAPGDIRVENAPEPGITAPTDAVIRTVAACVCGSDLWSYRGVLPVVEPQPIGHEYVGIVEEVGSDVSSVRPGQFVIGSFVASDNTCPICQFGYQTSCQHAQWVNGAQAEYVRIPLADGTLVTVPEQPAEELIPDLLALSDVMGTGWYAAKAAEVKPGSTAVVVGDGAVGLSGVIAAKELGAERVIAMSRHASRQKLALEFGATDIVTERGEEGIARVKELTNGIGADSVLECVGTQESMHQALQSTRPGGNVGFVGMPHDVQIDGQQLFFSHVGLRGGPAPVRAYLPDLIERVFSGRINPGKVFDLTLPLDEAAEGYKAMDERRAIKTLLRP; translated from the coding sequence ATGAGAGCAACCGTCATTCACGCACCCGGTGACATCCGGGTGGAGAACGCTCCCGAGCCAGGGATCACGGCACCGACGGACGCGGTCATCCGTACGGTCGCCGCCTGCGTGTGCGGCTCCGATCTGTGGAGCTATCGGGGTGTCCTGCCGGTTGTTGAGCCGCAGCCGATCGGCCACGAGTACGTCGGCATCGTCGAGGAGGTCGGCAGCGACGTATCAAGCGTCAGGCCGGGCCAGTTCGTCATCGGCTCCTTCGTCGCCTCCGACAACACCTGCCCGATCTGTCAGTTCGGCTACCAGACATCGTGTCAGCACGCGCAGTGGGTGAACGGGGCCCAGGCCGAGTACGTCCGCATCCCCCTCGCCGACGGCACCCTGGTCACCGTGCCGGAGCAGCCGGCCGAGGAGCTGATCCCGGACCTGCTGGCCCTGTCCGACGTCATGGGCACCGGCTGGTACGCCGCCAAGGCGGCCGAGGTCAAACCGGGTTCGACGGCTGTGGTCGTCGGGGACGGCGCGGTGGGCCTGTCCGGCGTCATCGCCGCGAAGGAACTGGGCGCCGAACGCGTCATCGCCATGAGCCGGCACGCCTCCCGGCAGAAGCTGGCCCTGGAGTTCGGCGCCACCGACATCGTCACCGAGCGCGGCGAGGAAGGCATCGCCCGCGTCAAGGAACTGACGAACGGCATCGGCGCGGACTCGGTCCTCGAGTGCGTCGGCACCCAGGAGTCGATGCACCAGGCCCTGCAGTCCACGCGCCCGGGCGGCAACGTCGGCTTCGTCGGTATGCCGCACGACGTGCAGATCGACGGCCAGCAGCTCTTCTTCTCCCACGTCGGGCTGCGCGGTGGCCCCGCCCCCGTGCGCGCCTACCTTCCCGACCTCATCGAGCGTGTCTTCAGCGGCCGCATCAACCCGGGCAAGGTCTTCGACCTCACCCTGCCCCTGGACGAGGCCGCAGAAGGCTACAAGGCCATGGACGAACGCCGCGCCATCAAGACGCTGCTCCGTCCGTGA
- a CDS encoding carboxymuconolactone decarboxylase family protein yields the protein MSERKKFAPPAIQELAPKLAELTDTVLFGDIWERPGLSPRDRSLVTVTALAALYRTDQLGFHLGKALENGVTKDELVEAITHLAFYAGWPNAMTAMTQLKETVEKSGQSS from the coding sequence ATGTCCGAACGGAAGAAGTTCGCGCCGCCGGCCATCCAGGAGCTCGCTCCCAAGCTCGCGGAGCTGACCGACACCGTCCTGTTCGGCGACATCTGGGAGCGGCCGGGACTGTCCCCGCGCGACCGCAGTCTGGTCACCGTCACCGCTCTCGCCGCCTTGTACCGAACCGACCAGCTCGGCTTCCACCTCGGCAAGGCACTGGAGAACGGCGTGACCAAGGACGAACTGGTCGAGGCCATCACGCATCTGGCCTTCTACGCCGGATGGCCCAACGCCATGACCGCGATGACCCAGCTCAAGGAGACCGTGGAGAAGTCCGGCCAGTCCAGCTGA
- a CDS encoding alpha/beta hydrolase → MLQAEEARKTVRTDVTFVSNGLTPAGHLHTPDARVGHPLAAIVVIRPWGGVKEQTAGLHARRLTEHGFTVLAFDTAHQGTSEGEPRFLENPVQRAEDIQDAVSYLSAQKDVGPDCIGALGISTGGGHALYAAIGDQRIRAVGTVSAACIGSLLRDGFGGGQGPAVFRDPLARAGLLRTDEARGEPTLLEHIVPEEVDATTPDHLRQRYEYYRRAARSAHLRSENAWMLRSVHQTPSTAPRQHRKPRSAPAADGRGQRGRHGPLQAKDRRTGRGNRRSCSGSTALPLRPLRQGRRRFPALAKLTSFFGEHPSPPPVEGRAA, encoded by the coding sequence ATGCTGCAGGCGGAGGAGGCGAGAAAAACAGTGCGGACGGATGTCACCTTCGTCAGCAACGGCCTGACGCCGGCCGGTCACCTTCACACGCCCGACGCCCGCGTCGGACACCCGCTGGCCGCGATCGTGGTCATCCGCCCGTGGGGTGGGGTGAAGGAGCAGACCGCGGGGCTCCACGCCCGGCGACTGACCGAGCACGGCTTCACCGTCCTCGCCTTCGACACCGCCCACCAGGGCACGAGTGAAGGCGAACCCCGTTTCCTGGAGAACCCCGTCCAGCGAGCCGAGGACATCCAGGACGCCGTCAGCTACCTCAGCGCCCAGAAGGACGTCGGCCCCGACTGCATCGGTGCGCTGGGCATCTCCACCGGCGGCGGCCACGCGTTGTACGCCGCCATCGGTGACCAGCGCATCAGGGCCGTCGGCACGGTCAGCGCCGCCTGCATCGGCAGCCTGCTGCGCGACGGGTTCGGCGGCGGTCAAGGCCCGGCCGTCTTCCGCGATCCCCTCGCCCGCGCAGGCCTCCTGCGTACGGACGAGGCTCGCGGCGAGCCCACCCTCCTCGAACACATCGTGCCCGAGGAAGTCGACGCGACGACGCCGGACCACCTCCGGCAGCGGTACGAGTACTACCGCCGCGCCGCACGAAGTGCGCACCTGCGGTCCGAGAACGCGTGGATGCTGCGCAGTGTCCACCAGACGCCCAGCACGGCTCCTCGCCAGCATCGAAAGCCTCGCTCCGCGCCCGCTGCTGATGGTCGCGGTCAGCGAGGCCGCCACGGCCCACTTCAGGCGAAGGACCGTCGAACGGGCCGGGGGAACCGAAGGAGTTGTTCTGGATCGACGGCGCTCCCACTTCGACCTTTACGACAAGGACGAAGACGTTTCCCCGCCCTCGCCAAGCTCACCTCGTTCTTCGGTGAGCACCCGTCCCCACCCCCGGTCGAAGGCCGGGCAGCCTGA
- a CDS encoding helix-turn-helix domain-containing protein encodes MTSDAHLNGLGEFLKVRRAELTPRTVGLPDTGGRRVPGLRREEVALLAAISVDYYTRLEQGRIQPSASVLAALAHVLHLDDHQRDHLFELAGRQRARHRRPAVQKAHPQLCRLLDDLSVSPGVVIGRSMDILAWNPLAAALVTDFAKVPEDKRNCVRILFEDPSMRTLYADWRAVARGCVSHLRMMAAKYPDDPRLTSLVGELSVQDRDFGQWWGSRHMPSRRLGMKRFHHPVVGELVLDWDTFTCGSDPHQELVVWTAEPGTPSYDGLRDLASRASGQLGGPAGRAGRPV; translated from the coding sequence ATGACCAGCGACGCGCATCTGAACGGGCTGGGAGAATTCCTCAAGGTGCGGAGGGCGGAGTTGACCCCGCGCACCGTCGGTCTGCCCGACACCGGTGGTCGGCGTGTACCTGGCCTGCGCAGGGAGGAGGTTGCCCTGCTCGCCGCCATCAGCGTCGACTACTACACACGGCTGGAACAGGGCCGCATCCAGCCGTCAGCGTCAGTGCTGGCCGCTCTCGCCCATGTCCTGCATCTGGATGATCACCAGCGTGACCACCTGTTCGAGCTGGCCGGCCGGCAGAGGGCGCGACACCGTCGCCCGGCCGTACAGAAGGCGCACCCGCAGTTGTGCCGCCTACTCGACGATCTCTCCGTGAGCCCCGGCGTGGTGATCGGCCGCAGTATGGACATTCTGGCGTGGAATCCGCTCGCCGCCGCCCTGGTGACCGATTTCGCGAAGGTGCCGGAAGACAAGCGGAACTGCGTCCGGATCCTCTTCGAGGATCCGTCCATGCGGACGCTGTACGCGGACTGGCGGGCCGTTGCCCGTGGCTGCGTGTCCCATCTGCGCATGATGGCCGCCAAATACCCGGACGATCCGCGGCTGACCAGTCTGGTCGGCGAACTATCCGTGCAGGACAGGGACTTCGGGCAGTGGTGGGGAAGCCGTCACATGCCGTCGCGCAGGCTGGGCATGAAGAGGTTCCACCACCCCGTCGTCGGCGAACTCGTCCTCGACTGGGACACCTTCACCTGCGGCAGCGATCCCCATCAGGAACTCGTCGTCTGGACAGCGGAACCCGGCACGCCGTCGTACGACGGGCTGCGTGACCTCGCCTCACGGGCCTCCGGTCAACTCGGCGGGCCCGCCGGCCGGGCCGGTCGACCGGTCTGA
- a CDS encoding helix-turn-helix transcriptional regulator translates to MYSEAHLSELGEFLKKRRAQLSPRTVGLPESGTPRRVPGLRREEVARLAGISAYSYARLEQGRAPVPRSVLTALVRVLHLDDNQRDHLFELAASGGYEPRRRPAQKVHPQLRRILDELTATPALVLGRHLDILAWNPLAAALLTDFDRIPDKKRNYARLLFTDPAFRELCLDWRTSARTCVAHLRLEAARRPDDPGLAALVGELSVADTDFRQWWAGRQMIGLRMGTKRLRHPLVGDLTLDWDSLTCTADPAQKLVISTAAPGTPSHDGLLFLASWNADPNQSARDAAA, encoded by the coding sequence ATGTACAGCGAAGCGCATTTGTCTGAACTGGGAGAATTCCTCAAGAAGCGCCGAGCCCAACTCAGCCCGCGGACCGTGGGCTTGCCCGAGTCCGGCACACCTCGGCGCGTGCCGGGCCTGCGCCGTGAGGAGGTCGCCCGACTTGCGGGGATCAGCGCGTACTCCTACGCGCGGTTGGAGCAGGGGCGCGCCCCTGTGCCGAGGTCGGTGCTCACTGCTCTGGTCCGTGTCCTGCACCTTGATGACAACCAGCGCGACCACCTGTTCGAGCTGGCCGCGAGCGGCGGGTATGAACCGCGCCGCCGACCGGCGCAGAAGGTCCACCCGCAGCTCAGACGCATCCTGGACGAGCTGACAGCGACTCCCGCGCTCGTCCTGGGCCGACACCTGGACATCCTCGCCTGGAACCCTCTGGCCGCCGCTCTGCTCACCGACTTCGACCGGATCCCCGACAAGAAGCGCAACTACGCCCGGCTGCTCTTCACCGACCCCGCCTTCCGGGAGCTCTGCCTCGATTGGAGGACGAGCGCTCGGACCTGCGTCGCCCACCTGCGCCTGGAGGCCGCAAGGCGCCCTGACGATCCCGGTTTGGCCGCACTCGTCGGCGAGCTCTCGGTGGCCGACACCGACTTCCGCCAGTGGTGGGCCGGCCGTCAGATGATTGGCCTGCGAATGGGCACCAAGAGGCTGCGACACCCGCTCGTCGGCGACCTCACCCTCGACTGGGACAGCCTGACCTGCACAGCCGACCCCGCACAGAAGCTGGTGATCTCGACCGCCGCGCCCGGGACCCCGTCCCATGACGGACTCCTCTTCCTCGCGTCGTGGAATGCGGACCCGAATCAGTCGGCACGTGATGCGGCAGCCTGA
- a CDS encoding NADP-dependent oxidoreductase, which produces MKAVGFTEFGGPEVLQILELPAPDAGPGEVRIRVHAATVNAVDALQRGGPARSPDAQPPFVPGMEAAGVVDQIGTGTDTDLSVGDHVMAIVLPDGAHGAYAEQVVVPVDSVVRTPHGATDAQAASLPMNGLTARLALDTLGLEPGQTVAITGAAGAVGGYAVQLAKADGLRVVADASDQDETLIKELGADVVLRRGAEYPDRVRAEIPDGVDGLLDAASLGALTARAVRDGGRVVTLRGYDGPGERDIVFQPIVVFRYARERAKLDRLRQQTEEGSITLRVAKMFPAKQAAEAHRLLATGGVRGRLILTF; this is translated from the coding sequence ATGAAGGCTGTAGGTTTCACGGAATTCGGTGGGCCGGAGGTGCTTCAGATTCTTGAGCTGCCCGCCCCCGATGCCGGTCCGGGCGAGGTGCGCATCCGGGTGCACGCCGCGACCGTCAACGCGGTCGACGCCCTCCAGCGCGGTGGACCCGCCCGGTCGCCGGACGCCCAGCCGCCGTTCGTTCCCGGCATGGAAGCCGCCGGGGTCGTGGACCAGATCGGCACGGGTACGGACACGGATCTGAGCGTCGGCGACCACGTGATGGCGATCGTGCTCCCCGACGGCGCGCACGGCGCCTACGCCGAGCAGGTCGTGGTCCCGGTGGACTCGGTCGTCCGTACCCCTCACGGCGCGACCGACGCACAGGCCGCGTCGCTCCCGATGAACGGCCTGACCGCGCGCCTCGCCCTGGACACGCTCGGCCTGGAGCCCGGCCAGACCGTCGCGATCACCGGAGCGGCCGGTGCGGTGGGCGGCTACGCCGTCCAGCTGGCCAAGGCGGACGGGCTGCGGGTGGTGGCCGACGCCTCGGACCAGGACGAGACCCTGATCAAGGAACTCGGTGCCGACGTCGTACTCCGTCGCGGCGCCGAGTACCCGGACCGGGTACGCGCCGAGATACCTGACGGCGTCGACGGACTCCTCGACGCCGCGTCGCTCGGCGCCCTCACCGCTCGGGCGGTACGCGACGGCGGCCGAGTGGTGACACTGCGCGGCTACGACGGCCCTGGCGAACGAGACATCGTCTTCCAGCCGATCGTCGTGTTCCGCTACGCCAGGGAGCGCGCCAAGCTCGACCGGCTCCGACAGCAGACGGAGGAAGGCAGCATCACGCTGCGGGTCGCGAAGATGTTCCCGGCGAAGCAGGCCGCCGAAGCTCACCGGCTCCTCGCCACAGGCGGCGTACGGGGCCGACTGATCCTGACGTTCTGA
- a CDS encoding helix-turn-helix domain-containing protein, protein MNRNPHLNELGEFLKARRAEVSPSQVGLREGQRRRVSGLRREEVALLAAISTEYYTRIEQGRLQASAPLLNEIAQALRLNDDQRTYLFDLAAKGTPRPPTSGDRQQVDTQLQRMLDDLTASPAFVIGRRTDILGWNRLAAALWTDFGRYPQQERVFVRLLFTEPWMRELYTDWEEVTRLAIAQLRMESARYPGDERLTTLVEELSTRDAQFRQWWTAHDVAMRGKGVKKLRHPVIGDLTLDWNTLTCGTDPDQHIIVWNAEPGSPSHDGLRLLASWAADHKRTASDTVT, encoded by the coding sequence ATGAACCGCAATCCTCATCTGAACGAGCTGGGTGAGTTCCTCAAGGCCCGCCGCGCCGAGGTCAGCCCTTCCCAGGTCGGACTCCGCGAGGGGCAACGGCGGCGGGTGAGCGGTCTGCGCCGCGAGGAAGTAGCCCTGCTCGCCGCGATCAGCACCGAGTACTACACACGGATCGAACAGGGCCGCCTCCAGGCATCGGCACCCCTTTTGAACGAGATCGCCCAGGCACTCCGCCTCAACGACGACCAGCGCACCTACCTCTTCGACCTCGCGGCGAAAGGGACGCCGCGCCCACCCACCTCGGGCGACCGTCAGCAGGTGGACACACAGCTGCAGCGCATGCTGGACGACCTCACCGCCTCCCCCGCCTTCGTCATCGGCCGGCGCACCGACATCCTGGGCTGGAACCGGCTCGCCGCCGCCCTGTGGACCGATTTCGGACGCTACCCGCAACAGGAACGCGTATTCGTCCGGCTGCTGTTCACCGAACCCTGGATGCGCGAGCTGTACACCGACTGGGAAGAAGTCACCCGGCTGGCCATCGCCCAGCTGCGCATGGAAAGCGCACGCTACCCCGGCGACGAGCGCCTCACCACCCTGGTCGAGGAACTCTCCACCCGCGACGCACAGTTCCGGCAGTGGTGGACCGCACACGACGTCGCCATGCGCGGCAAAGGCGTCAAGAAACTCCGTCACCCCGTGATCGGCGACCTCACACTCGACTGGAACACCCTCACCTGCGGCACAGACCCCGACCAGCACATCATCGTATGGAACGCCGAACCCGGATCCCCCTCCCACGACGGACTACGCCTCCTGGCCTCCTGGGCCGCAGACCACAAACGGACCGCGTCCGACACCGTCACCTGA
- a CDS encoding type 1 glutamine amidotransferase domain-containing protein codes for MAKILFVITASDHWTLADATRQPAGFWAEEAIGPYQVFREAGYQIAAATPGGVPPTADALSLTAEFNGGEEGAQRMRTALREASELAHPMRIEDVNIDDYAAVFYPGGWGPMEDLPDDAASGRLLTQWLASGKPVSLVCHGPAALLATIGADGTSPFAGYRMTGLSNAEEKLNGLADRAKWLLQDRLVDELGADYRESEPFAPHVETDRTLYTGQNPGSAVPLAHELVRALAG; via the coding sequence ATGGCGAAGATCCTCTTCGTGATCACCGCGTCCGACCACTGGACGCTGGCCGACGCAACCCGGCAGCCGGCCGGCTTCTGGGCCGAGGAAGCAATCGGCCCCTACCAGGTCTTCAGGGAAGCCGGATACCAGATCGCGGCGGCGACACCCGGCGGCGTGCCGCCCACGGCGGACGCGCTCAGCCTCACCGCGGAGTTCAACGGCGGCGAGGAAGGCGCGCAGCGCATGCGCACCGCCCTGCGCGAGGCGAGCGAGCTCGCGCACCCGATGCGCATCGAGGACGTGAACATCGACGACTACGCGGCGGTGTTCTACCCCGGCGGCTGGGGCCCGATGGAGGACCTGCCCGACGACGCCGCCTCCGGCCGGCTGCTCACCCAGTGGCTCGCCTCGGGCAAGCCGGTGTCCCTGGTGTGCCACGGCCCCGCGGCGCTGCTGGCCACCATCGGTGCGGACGGCACGTCGCCGTTCGCCGGCTACCGGATGACCGGCCTGTCCAACGCCGAGGAGAAACTCAACGGTCTCGCGGACCGCGCGAAGTGGCTGCTGCAGGACCGCCTCGTCGACGAACTCGGCGCCGACTACCGTGAGAGCGAGCCGTTCGCCCCGCACGTCGAGACCGACCGCACCCTGTACACCGGCCAGAACCCGGGCTCCGCGGTCCCGCTGGCCCACGAGCTCGTCAGGGCACTGGCGGGCTGA
- a CDS encoding nuclear transport factor 2 family protein, with protein MSDSPNLALIRRLYESAMAPEVTAEVMAPDLVWDITPGFPNSGVYHGWDSAAKDFFGRTMPNYESFGAVAEEFYADDEGHVFVLGHYHAQTKTGNKADVRFIHLWTVRDGRAVSMRQAADSHVLQEALKG; from the coding sequence ATGTCCGACTCCCCGAACCTCGCCCTCATCCGCCGGCTCTACGAATCCGCAATGGCCCCGGAAGTCACCGCCGAGGTCATGGCGCCGGACCTCGTGTGGGACATCACCCCCGGCTTCCCCAACAGCGGCGTCTACCACGGCTGGGACAGCGCGGCGAAGGACTTCTTCGGCAGGACGATGCCGAACTACGAGTCCTTCGGGGCGGTGGCGGAGGAGTTCTACGCCGACGACGAAGGCCATGTCTTCGTGTTGGGGCACTACCACGCCCAGACGAAGACCGGGAACAAGGCCGACGTCCGCTTCATCCACCTGTGGACCGTCCGCGACGGCAGGGCCGTCAGCATGCGCCAGGCCGCCGACAGCCACGTCCTGCAGGAAGCCCTCAAGGGCTGA
- a CDS encoding alpha/beta hydrolase — translation MVETVSFRNKAVEISGHLHLPENFSEDKTYPALVGIHPAGGVKEQTIGHYAKKLAEQGFVTVVYDSSYQGASGGEPRLLEDPTTRVEDARCAADFLTTLPFVDSERMGVFGICAGGGYAISVAQTERRFKAVATVSAAPMGEGSRGFLGHMSPVAEQIGTLEMVSNQRTAEARGAEPVYAPFIPETLEEINESTPDLLREGYDYYRTPRGQHPNSKGRFLLTSMDKMFAFSAFDQIPELLTQPMLLIAGSKADTKVFSDQAYELSKGPKELFVIEGATHIALYDVPEYMDQAIPKMVEFFAVL, via the coding sequence ATGGTTGAAACCGTTTCGTTCAGGAACAAGGCAGTAGAGATTTCAGGACATCTCCATCTGCCAGAAAACTTCAGCGAAGACAAGACGTATCCGGCACTCGTCGGAATCCATCCGGCCGGAGGCGTAAAGGAACAGACCATCGGCCACTACGCCAAGAAGCTCGCCGAGCAGGGATTCGTCACCGTTGTCTACGACTCCTCATATCAGGGAGCGAGCGGTGGCGAACCCCGCCTCCTGGAGGACCCGACGACCCGGGTGGAAGACGCTCGCTGTGCAGCCGACTTCCTCACCACGCTTCCGTTCGTCGACTCCGAGCGCATGGGGGTCTTCGGCATTTGCGCCGGCGGCGGCTACGCGATCAGCGTGGCCCAGACCGAACGTCGCTTCAAGGCAGTGGCCACGGTCAGCGCAGCTCCGATGGGCGAGGGTTCCAGGGGCTTTCTGGGGCACATGTCCCCGGTGGCCGAGCAGATCGGAACGCTGGAAATGGTCTCCAACCAGCGCACCGCGGAAGCGCGAGGTGCGGAGCCCGTCTACGCCCCGTTCATCCCGGAAACGCTGGAAGAGATCAACGAAAGCACCCCGGACCTCCTGCGCGAGGGGTACGACTACTACAGGACGCCGCGAGGTCAGCATCCAAATTCGAAGGGCCGTTTCCTGCTGACCAGCATGGACAAGATGTTCGCCTTCTCGGCGTTTGACCAGATCCCGGAACTGCTTACCCAGCCGATGCTCCTCATCGCAGGGAGCAAGGCGGACACAAAGGTATTCAGCGACCAGGCCTACGAGCTTTCCAAGGGGCCGAAGGAATTGTTCGTCATCGAAGGCGCAACGCATATCGCATTGTACGACGTGCCTGAATACATGGACCAGGCGATCCCCAAGATGGTGGAGTTCTTCGCCGTCCTCTAG